AACTCACTAaagaataaaagtatttttcctgCCTAGTTCACAAGCTGAACAGGTTCATGTAGAATTCTGAAAGGCATCAGAGGTAGCAGAAGGTGAGCAGCAGTGTACACAGTTATGAGtggaaaaattcagaaaatatagAAGGGGTTTTTCCTTAAGGGTGGCAGTTTGCTTGAACTAGATCATCTTACAAAATCACAGCCTTTGCTCACAGAAAAAACTTTCAGGACTTCCTCCTTTTACTACAGGGAGATAGGGGTGCTTTTATGACAGCTTTCTTATGGTCTGTCATGTTTCTGTAATAACAAACAAGCATCCTCTAGCTGGAGACAAGGGTAGCTCTCTGTCTCTAATTAGATCTAATCCTTCCATCTGCAAGGACAGCAAGTTCTGAAGAAGgatcaaagaaaaaaactacaTTCATTATGTAATAATGGATAGAGGAATAGGTAGATTCACTCTTCCAAATTTCTTGGTGTTCCCTTGAAAAGACTGAAGGTTTTCTATAAGAATGTATTATacttcaaacaaacaaaatacattaaaaatatttacttacaaagctgaagaaaacaatAGAAATTAGTCTTAAGTTACTTTCAGAGTACAAGAAATATCCACAGTCTTAATGAATTGCAACAGTCAAGGATGCAGGAATTTCTCAAGAACTAACCTGGAGCAACAACGTTGACTCgaatttgcttttttgctaCTTCTTTAGCAAGAGAGCGTGAAAATCCAACTAATCCTGCTTTGGTAGCACTATACACACTTTGACCAGGGTTGCCTTTAAGTCCTACAATACTCcctaaaataaagaaacatCAAAGAGAAGATTAAATGGATAACTTGAAACATTGTACTCACTTTATCATTTTAGTTTTAAACTTGGAATGAAAAATGACATCACAAGAAGAGTAAAATATGCATGACTTTATGCACTTTAGCCTGCTGGGATAAGCAAATGTCCCAATTAGTTATGATTTTTGTATAATTCATGTATCTATGTTGACCAACAAGCACAAGGAAAGTAAAATTAAGACTTTTCTAAAAAAAGTATCCTTGCCCACattaaataaagaaagaaagaaactgaCTAAATCTATCAATTCTTAATTAATTGCCAGCAGCTGGTATATATAGATATTGAAAGAATTGGTAAGAATAGCaaagtttcttttttcaataaaatataaattctgaGGTGtttattactgaaaaaaagCTATTTAGAAGTTGCTGAAATTACACAAAAGAATAAGCACTCATAAAGAAATGCTAAATATAGAATGTCtaaatcaaaaggaaaacaagtaaaTGGTAACAAGCAATGTAATATGTTTCACCTGCTAAACATTTCTAGAAGACTAGTACACAGAACTCCACTGGCCTACACAAACAACTTACCTATATTGACAATagcacctccctgctgctgaaTCATGACCTTTAGAGCAGCCTTGCATGTCAACATTGTTCCCAAAAGGTTCGTGTGAATCTGGGCTATCATATCTTCAGTCTTGGTTCTCAGTAGCAAACCATCCCtgacaaacaaaccaaaaaaacccaaagaattcAGTGAACAACCCCCGATCATGTTTACTCATAAAAAAAGACAGTTGGACAGAATATTAATGGGGTGTATGTGGTTCCATACATTTGAGCATTCAAAATGACAATGCTGCAAGAACTACACATAGCAAAAAACAAGTTAGCCATGCTTCTAGACACAGAGCCACCTTTGCAGAGTGGTATCAAGCACTGTTTTGGACCATTCTGGGAGAAAAAGTAGAAGAATAGAGGGGGAAGTCAAACTCAGAATGCAGAAACTACAGTGAAAGCTGTATCATCTGTTAGCATTTTACTGCcatcagaaacaaaatattggCAAGGACTTAATATTGTTTTCAGATGTGCTCATTAACAACACTCTTACTAAGCACAAAGGGCCAAAGCACCTTACAGCGGGCTGCCTGCATCTAGAATTACCTATTGTCTTGTCAGGAGTAACCAACCTGTTGATCCCAGCTGCATTAACCAAGTAGTTAATAGGACCCAAATTCCTCTGCATCTCCTCAAAAGCCTTTTGGACTTCTTGTTCACTGGATACATCACAGCTAAGTGCCAGATGTCCTGCTGTATTGAAATATATGTAATGTCACAATAAAAGCTGTATTTAATTCATAAACCTCCTTCAGAATGTATCAGCTCAGTTGCAAAACAGATGTTGAACTAGTTATAATTTAAGGAACCTATTTAATCCCCAGGTAATTAAATAAAGACGATTTTCAAGTATAGTATTCATTAGTTATGTGACAATTccttgttttatattttttgccttttggaGTCAGAAGTTCAGTGTGAGCAGACTGGTCTCAGTTCTGGCTTcttcaggagctgaggatgACTCATTTCACACCACCTCTATTGTGACCCCCAAACAATTTCATTCATCTTAAAATTGCCATCATGCAGATAAAAAAGGTAATCTGCTTTCTCGAGGACTATTGTGAAAACAGAATCAGAGCAATACAGCTGGTTTTTAATGTCCCTCagcctttattttcctttccatctaGTTAAAcaaggagggttttttttcacgaGTCACCCAAGCAGGGAGCAGTGAGGGGTGCACAGCAGCATACGTACCACCAAGGTGACGGGCAGTGCTCTGGGCCACGTCCAGGTTCCTGGCAAGGATGGCCAGGCGGCAGCCCTTCTGCGCCAGGagctctgccacagctctgcctaTCCCACGGGATCCTCCAAAAACAGCACACACCTTGCCCATCTTCAAAAGAATCCAGACACTGCAAATAAACCATCAACTTCGTGTCCAGTAGAGCAAGACATTAACTGCTGTTCTTGTCAACATCACAGCCTTTACCTGTTTGCAGCAGTTTGTAATCGCAGGCTACAAAATTAGTGATTTGgtttttattcattcatttgtattcttttttttattcaaaataaacaGCTGAACTAAATTAGACACCACCTCTACAAATGAAAGttaattcttaaatatttatgaagtattaaaaaaaatttcaaaatcacGCACATAATCTAGCATTCCAATACTAGAGTTATGGCAACTCTTATTCAATTGATGAATAATGTGATTTATGTACCTAAAGGCTATAATGTACTGTTCAGCTGCTTATTCAAAGCTGATGTACTGGTTGTAATTATATTGTTCTTGCAACCACTATTCTTGTGCTGAAATCATTTAGCCTCAAGGTCTCACTCCATCCAAAGTATCTGTGCTGGACACCACCAGCGCAAATGTTACTGAGTATGATTTGAAACTATTGTATTTACACTGGTTTAATACTGTCAGATTGTGTTTTACCACAagcctggggttttttgtttctgcttttgaaggcagaaaaaaagctttttgaaatACGAAATTATTCTGAAGTAGCTAGCTTTGATGTTCAGAATGGAGTACACAAAGGAAGCACTTCTGTAGAATGATCTTTTATTCTGCAAGCTCTAGAAACCAATC
The genomic region above belongs to Molothrus aeneus isolate 106 chromosome 4, BPBGC_Maene_1.0, whole genome shotgun sequence and contains:
- the CBR4 gene encoding 3-oxoacyl-[acyl-carrier-protein] reductase, with protein sequence MGKVCAVFGGSRGIGRAVAELLAQKGCRLAILARNLDVAQSTARHLGAGHLALSCDVSSEQEVQKAFEEMQRNLGPINYLVNAAGINRDGLLLRTKTEDMIAQIHTNLLGTMLTCKAALKVMIQQQGGAIVNIGSIVGLKGNPGQSVYSATKAGLVGFSRSLAKEVAKKQIRVNVVAPGFIHTEMTAHLEEDQLKKSIPLGRFGEPHEVAQAVVFLLESPYITGSVLVVDGGLQLMT